Proteins encoded within one genomic window of Paraglaciecola psychrophila 170:
- a CDS encoding YdgA family protein, with translation MKKTLIFGASIIVLVAVIAPKIVSNSFNQKLDSVVELINQNPVYNVSIKDRTSDWFSSTATINVGLDSSTFNNNVGQEAYNEMQGVFANMNVDVVIDAQHGPILTQNGLALGWLAWNARVDGNSLRETLEFDVNTPFYQITSHTNLLGASSYTDRIPSFLIKDDEIFTQLSFSGWNGFGTFSDSETRFQGMLETVFVNSAFGKFELNQWSVDSKIQGNLMDAMAGNFQNSTMSMQIQDTTFEQATDQAKTAITEIGMHVNSKFDEATSLLDTEINFSLKELTTADLNLSSVSVNTEINNLKEQFFQAYQTLMNQLSKEPEKMQENLDDFMQTELLGQLQAEPEFNISSFQAKINQGNITGSLNSKLEQITKLPDAIESPVFWLQHLMVTGQINVDKSAALWLAIDTIKSQIKSDPSATQMTDDEIAAIAAQQAPAMLQGIQQRGIFTETATGYQLQFSLADGQALLNGDPMALPIGQ, from the coding sequence ATGAAAAAAACACTAATCTTTGGTGCCAGTATTATTGTACTGGTAGCCGTTATCGCACCAAAAATTGTATCCAATTCATTCAATCAAAAGCTCGACTCAGTCGTTGAATTGATTAACCAAAACCCCGTTTATAACGTATCAATAAAAGACCGGACAAGTGATTGGTTTTCTAGCACGGCCACCATTAATGTTGGCCTTGATAGCAGTACTTTTAATAATAACGTTGGCCAGGAAGCATACAACGAAATGCAGGGTGTATTTGCAAATATGAATGTCGATGTTGTAATTGATGCACAACACGGTCCGATATTAACTCAAAATGGCTTAGCACTTGGCTGGTTAGCTTGGAACGCTAGAGTGGATGGTAACAGTCTGCGGGAAACGCTTGAGTTTGATGTCAATACACCTTTTTACCAAATAACCAGTCATACAAATTTGCTGGGTGCATCCAGTTACACTGACAGAATTCCTAGTTTCCTCATTAAAGATGATGAAATATTTACCCAGCTTTCATTTTCAGGATGGAACGGCTTTGGCACTTTTTCAGATTCAGAGACTCGTTTTCAGGGGATGTTAGAAACAGTCTTTGTGAATAGTGCATTTGGAAAATTCGAATTAAATCAGTGGAGTGTTGATTCAAAAATTCAAGGCAACCTTATGGATGCAATGGCTGGCAACTTTCAAAATTCAACTATGTCTATGCAAATACAAGACACCACCTTTGAGCAAGCAACTGATCAAGCAAAAACAGCAATAACTGAAATTGGTATGCACGTTAACTCTAAGTTTGACGAAGCAACCTCTTTGTTAGATACAGAAATCAACTTTTCGCTAAAGGAACTAACAACAGCAGACCTCAATTTATCTTCAGTAAGCGTAAATACAGAAATCAACAATCTCAAAGAACAATTCTTTCAAGCCTACCAAACTTTGATGAATCAACTGAGCAAAGAACCAGAGAAAATGCAGGAAAATCTCGATGATTTTATGCAAACTGAATTACTTGGGCAGTTACAGGCAGAGCCCGAATTTAATATCAGCTCATTTCAAGCAAAGATAAACCAAGGCAACATCACAGGCTCATTGAACAGTAAACTAGAACAAATCACTAAACTACCCGATGCAATAGAATCACCGGTATTTTGGTTACAACATCTAATGGTTACTGGCCAAATCAATGTCGATAAAAGCGCCGCACTATGGTTAGCGATTGATACCATAAAATCACAAATAAAATCCGACCCAAGTGCTACGCAAATGACAGATGACGAAATAGCCGCCATTGCAGCACAACAAGCCCCAGCGATGTTACAAGGAATACAACAACGAGGTATTTTCACAGAAACAGCCACAGGATACCAATTACAGTTTTCACTAGCTGATGGACAAGCGCTGCTAAACGGGGATCCCATGGCATTACCAATCGGCCAGTAA
- a CDS encoding PEP-CTERM sorting domain-containing protein: MKKIFLVGAFCAFSINVSADLILDNATVTFGGVTPDYDNSALTSALLNGVDANDLANTGLSGINNTGLFVETFDNATNLGTALAINPFGPVNTDFNSTRGDNTSCAVNSAAGGVVTTGSLSVRKGDVGGLAKIGYQDNCFGYTPEDNQRTGTVSIDFNPIIASAAALTGTEMGIDYLGFYWATIDTYNTFTFRSDGLDVLELTGSDLLNAVSGLQRGRDGQYVNVFFNNGVFFDELEVVSTGRAAEFDNIVNRITAVPEPSTLAIFALGLMGLASRRFKKQA, from the coding sequence ATGAAAAAAATATTTTTAGTAGGGGCATTTTGTGCTTTCTCAATAAATGTCAGCGCTGATTTAATTCTTGATAATGCAACGGTTACTTTTGGCGGAGTCACGCCCGATTATGATAACTCAGCTTTAACCAGTGCACTTCTTAACGGTGTGGATGCTAACGATTTAGCAAATACAGGGTTAAGCGGCATCAATAATACTGGCTTATTTGTTGAAACTTTTGACAACGCTACGAACTTAGGTACAGCCTTAGCCATTAATCCTTTTGGTCCCGTTAATACAGATTTTAATTCTACTCGTGGAGATAATACAAGTTGTGCAGTTAACTCGGCAGCAGGCGGTGTAGTTACAACAGGTAGTCTTAGTGTTCGAAAGGGTGATGTGGGTGGTCTGGCCAAAATCGGCTATCAAGATAACTGTTTTGGATACACTCCTGAAGATAACCAAAGAACAGGTACAGTAAGTATTGATTTTAATCCGATAATTGCCAGCGCTGCTGCTCTAACAGGCACCGAGATGGGCATAGATTATTTAGGTTTTTACTGGGCAACTATCGATACATACAATACTTTTACATTTCGTAGTGATGGGCTCGACGTTTTAGAGCTAACAGGATCAGATTTACTCAATGCTGTAAGTGGCCTTCAACGAGGTAGAGATGGTCAATATGTCAATGTATTTTTTAACAATGGAGTGTTTTTTGATGAGCTCGAAGTCGTTTCAACGGGACGTGCTGCGGAATTCGATAACATAGTAAACCGTATTACTGCAGTCCCAGAACCCTCGACTCTTGCGATCTTCGCATTAGGTTTGATGGGTTTAGCATCACGCCGCTTTAAGAAACAGGCATGA
- a CDS encoding ice-binding family protein, giving the protein MKLPMFAMPLLAAVICTPATAGIVEIGLELQKYASLSNTYTSGGANAIVYGSILSKTYADVGDSFSVFGDLRSGGVITVGASGQASGDVHSKIAATVSAGATVTGSVVAAGGVGTMSAGAGVGGDFTAGGASAFAIDSNLAGSWQVGAEELRLDKLLPEADQKYKADPTSNYNKAAEAADNNFLEDVKSKIDDNIASATTELVHLKKKLNLLVPTETLSATMNTDRTFFAGVYTAPSWSTTASTTLLLDAQFKKVDQIWVFNIGDIFAFGGVSTVKVVNLGANAKAQVIWNTGGYISIGDDANIVGTMMTDQYIMVGANAKVKSASQQSCAGLYSTASFVSVGDSAIIGGEGCSPLVQCREQGATLFYWQVWLDGFH; this is encoded by the coding sequence ATGAAATTACCTATGTTTGCGATGCCATTATTGGCCGCAGTAATTTGTACACCTGCTACGGCAGGAATAGTGGAAATCGGTTTAGAGTTGCAAAAATACGCATCATTATCCAATACTTATACGTCCGGAGGCGCCAATGCCATTGTATACGGCAGCATATTAAGCAAAACCTATGCAGATGTAGGTGACAGCTTCTCTGTCTTTGGTGATCTTCGTTCAGGAGGTGTGATAACTGTCGGCGCTAGCGGACAGGCATCTGGTGATGTGCACTCAAAAATAGCAGCCACCGTATCGGCGGGCGCCACCGTCACAGGCAGCGTAGTAGCGGCGGGTGGAGTCGGTACCATGAGCGCCGGTGCTGGGGTAGGCGGCGACTTTACAGCAGGCGGGGCATCCGCATTTGCAATTGACTCTAATCTAGCCGGCTCATGGCAGGTTGGGGCCGAGGAACTTAGATTGGATAAGTTGTTACCAGAGGCAGACCAAAAGTACAAGGCGGACCCTACGAGTAACTACAATAAAGCCGCTGAGGCGGCAGATAATAATTTTCTTGAAGATGTAAAGTCTAAGATTGATGACAATATAGCCAGTGCCACAACTGAGCTGGTTCATTTAAAAAAGAAACTCAATCTCTTAGTCCCAACTGAGACTTTGTCGGCGACGATGAACACGGACAGGACCTTCTTCGCGGGCGTGTACACAGCACCCAGCTGGTCCACGACGGCCTCGACAACACTTCTGTTAGATGCTCAGTTCAAAAAAGTTGACCAGATCTGGGTCTTCAACATCGGTGATATTTTTGCCTTCGGTGGCGTCTCCACAGTTAAAGTTGTTAACTTGGGCGCCAACGCCAAAGCCCAGGTGATCTGGAACACCGGGGGTTACATCAGCATCGGCGATGACGCTAATATTGTAGGCACAATGATGACCGATCAATACATCATGGTGGGTGCCAATGCGAAAGTGAAAAGTGCGTCTCAGCAAAGCTGTGCCGGACTGTATTCAACAGCCTCGTTTGTGTCCGTAGGGGACAGTGCGATTATCGGTGGAGAGGGCTGTTCACCTCTTGTGCAGTGCCGGGAACAGGGAGCGACCCTATTTTATTGGCAGGTTTGGCTGGATGGGTTTCATTAA